From the genome of Adhaeribacter pallidiroseus:
TACAAACCATCGCCGTATTTAAAATATTCGTTTACCGTTACGGGTAATTTACCATTGGCACTAATACGACCAGCTACCAGTTTGGCGGCGGCTTCCTGCACGGGTAACAGCTGCTGATAACCCACAATTAATCCATCGGCTTTCCGGATTTCGTTTATTTTAGTAAGCGTATAGGCGTTATCAAACAATACAACCAAACATTTTTTCTGATCCAGCAACTCATTTACTAAATCCAGTTCTTCTTTGGCGAGCAGCAAGGTATTACTGGGCCGGATGCTGGGTCCGTACAAACCAATAACTACCTGCTTGTATTTTTTAAGCTTCCGGCGCAAAGCCAGGCGGGCCTTTTTATCGCTGCGCCGGGGCAGCACAAAGTTCTCAACCAATACAAATTCGCCCAGTTTCTTTTGAAAAAAAGTGGGTCGGGATGCTCCTACCGCTAACACCGCGTATTTTACCCGCTTTTTACGCGGCAACGGAATTATGTGCCGTTGGTTATGCAGCATGGTTAAGGAGCCTTCGGCGAGGCGGCGGTTGGTTTCGTAGGCCCGCGACGTGGTTAAGTTGGCGTATAAACTATCCAGTACAATGGGCCGGTATTTATTTAAGCCTACCCAGTACTTTGCCGCTAATATTTTTTTACAACGCCGGTCAATGTCCAGCTGGCTCAAGCGCTTTCGCCGGATAGCTAATTTGATGGCCGCAATGGCTTTGGGTACACTTACCAATCTTTCCAGTACGTCGTTGCCGGCCAGCAAAGCTCTTACTTCGGCTTCGCCGGGTTTAAAAAACTTGGTTAAACCTTTCATTACCATGGCATCGGTAACTACCAGGCCGCCAAATTTGAGTTCTTTTTTTAATAAATCGGTAACAATGGGCCGCGAGAGCGTGGAAGGTAAGTTAGACGTAGAATCAAGCTTAGGTAAATGCATGTGCGCCACCATAATTCCGCCTACTCCCGCTTTAATAATTTCCCGGAACGGGTATAACTCCAGCGAGTCCAGGCGGTCGCGGCCGTACGGAATAACCGGTAAATCGTAGTGCGAATCTACGTTGGTATCGCCGTGCCCCGGAAAATGCTTGGCCGTAGCAATAATGCCCTCACTCTGCATGCCCAGCATGTAGGCCAGGCTTTTCGACGCCACGTCGGTTTTGTTTTCGCCAAAAGCCCGGTAACCAATAATGGGGTTGGCCGGGTTGTTATTAATATCTACCACCGGGGCAAAGTTCAGGTGCATGCCCAGCCGTTTAAATTCCAGCGCAATTTCGGCGCCCATGCGGTAAATTAAACTATCGTTATTAATGGCACCCAGCAACATGGGCAACGGGTATTGCACGGCACTGTCCATGCGCATGCCAATGCCCGATTCGGCATCCATGCTAATGAGTAAGGGCACTTTACTGGCTGCCTGAAACTTATTCGTGAGTTTGGCTTGCCGCACCGGCCCGCCCTGAAAAAAGATCAGCCCGCCTACTTTATATTTTTTGATTAAATGAATAACATCTTCTTCGTGTTCGGGTCCTTTGTTCGAAAAAGCTTCCACAATCATGAGCTGGGCAATGCGCTCGTCGGGGCTTAAGCGCCGGAACACCGAATCGACCCACCGGTTTTTACGGTGCAACGAGGTAATTAAAGCATTGGGATATTTAATGGTATCGGCAATTTCTACTTCGCGGGCTTTAAAAACTACTTTGCGGGCGGGTGGGTCTTTCTCGCGGCAAGAACTTAGGAGCGTACTAGCCAAAGGCATTATTCCTAAGAGCAAAAAGCAGAATAAACGAAGCGTAGCGGCGTAATTTTTAAAAAAACACATGTATTCAGGCTTAGTGCGCGCGTTTCATCCGGCGAAACTAACAATTAGTATCAGCAGATGTACCTTTAATTAAGGTTTAGTGTTACAAATCATTAACTTCTCTGGCCTATTTTCCGGGAATCGCCCTATACTTTCCTTAAATTAACAAACTTCTGCGGCATAGTTTTTTTTATATTTATTAATAGCAATGGGTTATAGAACCGTTTGGCGCATTTGGGCTACCGACTAATCCGTTGGTTTAAATACCGGTCATAAAAACAATTACAGGCGAGGGCTTTTTTAAAATTTTATGGCTATTGGTGGTTCTTTACGGGTGACGGAAGCATAAAAGAAAACTTAGTACAGCTTAAAATCCTTTCGCGGCTAAATTTTCTTTTAACTTTAAGCCCAAATTTTAATGAGGTATGATACAGAAGAGTAACCGGCTGCATAATGTGTTTTATGAAATCCGCGGCCCCGTTTTCGAGAAAGCCATGGAGTTAGAGCTGCAAGGCTATAAAATAACCCGTTTAAATATTGGTAATCCCGCGCCGTTCGGCTTTGATGCGCCCGACGAAATTATTCACGACGTAATTATTAATCTGCGCCGCGCCCAGGGTTATACCGAGTCGAAAGGTTTATTTGCGGCCCGTAAAGCCGTGATGCACGATTGCCAGCGCAAAGGCATTGCCGATGTAAAAATTGATGATATTTACATTGGCAACGGCGTTAGCGAATTGATTCTGCTTAGTATGCAGGCGCTACTCAACAACGACGACGAAATTCTGATCCCCGCGCCCGATTATCCGCTCTGGACCGCCTCGGTAAACCTGGCCGGGGGTAAAGCCGTGCATTACCTCTGCGACGAAGCCGCCGATTGGTTCCCGGATCTGGAAGACCTGGAAAGTAAAATTACGCCCCGCACCAAAGGTTTGGTAGTAATCAACCCCAATAACCCTACAGGAGCGGTTTATTCCGAAGACGTGCTGCGCCGCATTGTCGCCATTGCCGAACGCCACAACCTGATTATTTTCTCCGACGAGATTTACGACCGCATTTTGTACGACGATGCCGTGCATTATTCGCCAGCGGCTTTTTCGAGCGATATCTTATTTTTGACTTTTAGCGGTTTATCGAAGAACTACCGGGCGGCCGGTTTCCGGGCCGGCTGGATGATTGTGAGCGGCGCCAAGCACCGCGCCAAATCGTACATCGAAGGATTAACGGCCTTATCGAGTATGCGTTTGTGCAGCAATGTGCCGTCGCAGTTTGCCATTCAAACAGCGCTAGGTGGTTACCAAAGCATTAACGAGTTAGTAATGCCCAACGGCCGCCTGCGCAAACAACGCGATGCCTGTTACGAAAAACTGATTTCTATTCCGGGAATTACCTGCGTAAAACCCAAAGGGGCCTTTTACCTTTTCCCGAAGCTAGACGTGCAAAAGTTTAACATTAAGGATGATATGCAGTTTGCCCTGGATTTGCTCGAAGATCAGCACATTCTAATTGTGCACGGTACCGGCTTTAACTGGCCCTACCCCGACCATTTCCGGATTGTGTACTTACCCACCGTGGAAGAATTAAACGCTACGTTGGCGAAAATGGCTTTATTCCTGAAAGATTACGAGGGCATTGCAAAGATTCAGTAGTCATGAGATTAGTGGCCAAAGTAAACCTACCTGATTCGGAGACAAAACGTCTAATAATTTATGATTCGGGCAGTGCAGTTTATTTATTTGGCTATAAAACAATGGAAGATTCTCCTGCAAATTGGGATGAATAGTTTGAAAATGTAGAAGAAGCTAAAGAATCAAGCAGGGACAAATATCAAGTAGAACCTACAGCTTGGCAGCAAATTCCCGACCCTATGGAAAATTGTCAGCATGATTGGATAGATCCAGTCAGAGTTAAAGGCCGGATATTGGCAAGCCTGGTTGGGGAACATGGGAGAAATTTAAAAATGGAAAGTGGATAGATTTACTTTAAACATTGTTTAAACTCTCCCGCCAGCTTGTAGCTGGCGGTTTTAAATAAAGTCAAGTTTTCAACTTGACGGCAAGCTGAAAGCTTGCTCGTATGGCTTATCACCAGTTACGCTTCGCTAAACTGGCGACAGTTAGAATAAGTAAGAGCTATAATTACATTAACTTACGGTGGGTTTAAACCCACCGCTATGTAAAGGAGTAAAAACGTCATCTCAACTTCTTCCGTATTTCTTACCAACTACCGCTTATTATTAACCTAAACCTTGCCCATGTTTCTTGCACCGTTTGA
Proteins encoded in this window:
- a CDS encoding glycoside hydrolase family 3 protein encodes the protein MCFFKNYAATLRLFCFLLLGIMPLASTLLSSCREKDPPARKVVFKAREVEIADTIKYPNALITSLHRKNRWVDSVFRRLSPDERIAQLMIVEAFSNKGPEHEEDVIHLIKKYKVGGLIFFQGGPVRQAKLTNKFQAASKVPLLISMDAESGIGMRMDSAVQYPLPMLLGAINNDSLIYRMGAEIALEFKRLGMHLNFAPVVDINNNPANPIIGYRAFGENKTDVASKSLAYMLGMQSEGIIATAKHFPGHGDTNVDSHYDLPVIPYGRDRLDSLELYPFREIIKAGVGGIMVAHMHLPKLDSTSNLPSTLSRPIVTDLLKKELKFGGLVVTDAMVMKGLTKFFKPGEAEVRALLAGNDVLERLVSVPKAIAAIKLAIRRKRLSQLDIDRRCKKILAAKYWVGLNKYRPIVLDSLYANLTTSRAYETNRRLAEGSLTMLHNQRHIIPLPRKKRVKYAVLAVGASRPTFFQKKLGEFVLVENFVLPRRSDKKARLALRRKLKKYKQVVIGLYGPSIRPSNTLLLAKEELDLVNELLDQKKCLVVLFDNAYTLTKINEIRKADGLIVGYQQLLPVQEAAAKLVAGRISANGKLPVTVNEYFKYGDGL
- a CDS encoding pyridoxal phosphate-dependent aminotransferase; this encodes MIQKSNRLHNVFYEIRGPVFEKAMELELQGYKITRLNIGNPAPFGFDAPDEIIHDVIINLRRAQGYTESKGLFAARKAVMHDCQRKGIADVKIDDIYIGNGVSELILLSMQALLNNDDEILIPAPDYPLWTASVNLAGGKAVHYLCDEAADWFPDLEDLESKITPRTKGLVVINPNNPTGAVYSEDVLRRIVAIAERHNLIIFSDEIYDRILYDDAVHYSPAAFSSDILFLTFSGLSKNYRAAGFRAGWMIVSGAKHRAKSYIEGLTALSSMRLCSNVPSQFAIQTALGGYQSINELVMPNGRLRKQRDACYEKLISIPGITCVKPKGAFYLFPKLDVQKFNIKDDMQFALDLLEDQHILIVHGTGFNWPYPDHFRIVYLPTVEELNATLAKMALFLKDYEGIAKIQ